DNA from Desulfarculus baarsii DSM 2075:
CAACCTCAAGGAGATGACGTGGGCGCCCGGCGCACCAGACGAGTGGGCAACCTGATTTTGGCCGAGCTGGCCGAGCTTTTGCTGCGCCGGGTCAAAGACCCGCGCCTGGAGGGCCTGACGCTGACCGCCGTCGACGTCAGCCCAGATTTGCATCAGGCCAAGGTCTTTTACAGTCTGCTCGACCCCCAGCGCCAGCCCCAGGTGGAGGCCGGCTTCGCCGCGGCCGCGCCATTTTTGCGCCGCGAGCTGGCCGCGCGCCTGCGCATCAAGACCTTGCCCCGCCTGGAGGCCGTCTTTGATGGCTCGATCGTGCGCGGCTTGGCCATGGACGAACTGATCAAAAAAGCCCGCCAGGCCGACGGGGAAAGCGCGGCCGGCCAAGACGCCGCCCCCGCCGACGAGCCCGACGATGCTTGAGCGGCTGGTCTCACTGCTGGCCGAGGCGCGGCGGGTGTTTTTGGTTGCGCACCGCGAGCCCGACGGCGACGCCCTGGGCGCGACGTTGGGGCTATTGCATTTGTTGGCCGACAACGGCAAGGACGCCCTGGCCCACAGCGCCGGCCCCGTGCCCGAGGAATACGCCTTTTTGCCGGGGCTGGAGCGCCTGGGCCCGGCCGCGCCCGAGGGCGTCGATTTGGCCGTGATCCTTGACTGCCACGAGCCCGAGCGTTGCGGCGAGGCCGTGGCTCCGTTTTTGCGGGCGCTG
Protein-coding regions in this window:
- the rbfA gene encoding 30S ribosome-binding factor RbfA, translating into MGARRTRRVGNLILAELAELLLRRVKDPRLEGLTLTAVDVSPDLHQAKVFYSLLDPQRQPQVEAGFAAAAPFLRRELAARLRIKTLPRLEAVFDGSIVRGLAMDELIKKARQADGESAAGQDAAPADEPDDA